A section of the Gemmatimonadota bacterium genome encodes:
- a CDS encoding type IV toxin-antitoxin system AbiEi family antitoxin domain-containing protein, with protein sequence MRRKLASEQINVTETIPGLSAEEAAFLTTLAGDGRTLFTVEDAHAHWGDETRARAHLHKLASKGWIERLERGKYIIIPLEAGPAREWSENPFLIAGELVEPAVVAYWTALHHWQFTEQMPRITYVQTTARKRVRRKTVLGITYQFVTVTERKLFGQKREFVGHRSYRITDPEKTLLDCLDRPDLAGGIHEVMKALRQTDRIRWDVLDDYLAQMGAGAVAKRLGFLVERSDLAVPDREAHLTRWQAQLTSGLAKLDPSSPRDSHRIDTRWRIRVDLDEDLLRGGAV encoded by the coding sequence CTCAGAGCAAATCAACGTGACAGAAACTATACCTGGATTGAGCGCAGAAGAGGCCGCGTTCCTGACGACCCTGGCAGGGGACGGTCGGACCCTGTTCACCGTCGAGGACGCCCATGCGCACTGGGGCGACGAAACGCGTGCGCGCGCGCACCTTCACAAACTCGCATCCAAGGGATGGATCGAGCGCCTGGAGCGCGGGAAGTACATCATCATCCCCCTGGAAGCCGGGCCGGCGCGGGAGTGGTCGGAAAACCCCTTCCTGATTGCCGGCGAGTTGGTCGAGCCGGCCGTCGTGGCCTATTGGACGGCGCTGCATCACTGGCAGTTCACGGAGCAGATGCCGCGGATCACCTACGTCCAGACGACCGCTCGCAAGCGTGTCCGTCGCAAGACGGTGCTCGGGATCACCTACCAGTTCGTCACGGTCACGGAGCGGAAGCTCTTCGGCCAGAAACGGGAGTTCGTCGGTCATCGGAGCTACCGGATCACGGACCCTGAGAAGACGCTCCTCGACTGCCTCGACCGGCCGGACCTGGCTGGAGGGATCCATGAGGTCATGAAGGCGCTCCGCCAGACCGATCGAATCCGTTGGGACGTGCTCGATGACTACCTCGCCCAGATGGGCGCGGGGGCGGTGGCCAAGCGGCTCGGGTTCCTGGTGGAGCGGAGCGACCTTGCCGTACCAGATCGCGAAGCCCACCTGACCCGTTGGCAAGCGCAACTCACGTCGGGATTGGCGAAGCTCGATCCTTCGAGTCCGAGGGATTCGCATCGCATCGACACGCGGTGGCGCATCCGGGTCGATCTCGACGAAGACCTGCTGCGCGGGGGCGCGGTGTGA
- a CDS encoding nucleotidyl transferase AbiEii/AbiGii toxin family protein, producing the protein MLGSLGSSARLREHLIFNGGTCLRKCYIADYRFSEDLDFTAVRGCRGRRSATVSRRPWSMDIGQAPAEDVRHR; encoded by the coding sequence GTGCTCGGGAGCCTTGGGTCGTCGGCGCGCCTACGCGAGCACCTGATCTTCAACGGAGGTACGTGTCTGCGGAAGTGCTACATCGCTGACTACCGTTTCTCGGAGGATCTCGACTTCACCGCGGTGCGTGGATGTCGTGGGAGACGTTCAGCGACGGTATCACGGAGGCCATGGAGCATGGACATCGGTCAGGCTCCGGCTGAGGACGTGCGTCACCGGTAA